The window TGAGCAGCGGATAGATGTTCCCGTAGCTCTCCCGCCAGAAGTGCGCCACGCTCGTCTCGATGAACTTCTTGATGTCGTACCCCGACATCGGTTCGAGCGTGAGAATGCCGAGGACGGCGTAGCGGCTGGAGCTGCGATCAGGCATATCTATCTCTGCTATATATCGGAATGATATATAGGTCAGAGGGGACCGTCAAGGTCTTCCACCGTCTGTTGCGCCCGGACGAACTGCCGACAGGTGAGTGACCGTGGCGTGCCGAGCCAGGTGTCCACG is drawn from Acidobacteriota bacterium and contains these coding sequences:
- a CDS encoding PadR family transcriptional regulator; translation: MPDRSSSRYAVLGILTLEPMSGYDIKKFIETSVAHFWRESYGNIYPLL